In the genome of Montipora foliosa isolate CH-2021 chromosome 3, ASM3666993v2, whole genome shotgun sequence, one region contains:
- the LOC137998147 gene encoding uncharacterized protein: protein MILANRAFDNDWFNSTYDLNLTKTDLVDLLSVATKGQLFQYNGALYEQTDGVAMGSPLGPLLANVFMSSIEENLEREGKLPSFYRRYVDDTLTIMPNIATASNFLNTLNKAHSSVKFTMETECNGMLPYLGIQLLNRSPHIETKVYVKPTNSSLLLHYQSHVDNRYKQGLLRTMLGRAHSLSSSWSHFSDECDRLKTVFSRSKYPKHLIDSAIKNFVDSKVCDQQRPLLPTKETDTIRVVLPFKDQTSANFVKGQLKDLSLKVNTNIQPVFVSRKIDQELNVKEAKPSIVNEQCVVYKYQCDLCDAGYIGYTRGHLHNRVKGHKQQSSAIAKHCKNVHGRIPQDLLKCFEVLKKCRNKFDCLLYEMLYIRTLKPNLNVQSDSIRAKVFV, encoded by the coding sequence ATGATACTCGCGAACAGAGCTTTTGACAACGACTGGTTTAATTCAACCTATGACCTGAACCTGACCAAAACGGACCTTGTTGACCTTCTCAGTGTAGCTACAAAAGGACAACTTTTCCAGTATAATGGAGCACTTTACGAACAGACGGATGGTGTGGCCATGGGTTCCCCCCTTGGTCCCCTGCTAGCTAATGTGTTCATGTCTTCAATTGAGGAAAACCTCGAGCGAGAGGGTAAACTCCCTTCTTTCTATCGAAGGTACGTTGATGATACACTTACTATCATGCCAAATATCGCAACAGCATCCAACTTCCTGAACACGCTTAACAAGGCACATTCTTCCGTAAAATTTACGATGGAAACCGAATGCAATGGCATGCTCCCTTATTTGGGCATCCAGTTACTGAACCGATCGCCCCACATAGAGACAAAGGTGTACGTAAAACCCACGAATTCAAGTCTCCTCTTACATTACCAAAGTCACGTTGACAATCGGTACAAACAGGGTTTACTCCGAACTATGCTGGGTCGAGCACATAGTTTATCTTCCTCTTGGTCACACTTCTCAGACGAATGTGACCGATTGAAGACAGTATTCTCGCGTTCAAAGTACCCCAAACACCTCATCGACTCTGCCATCAAAAATTTCGTTGACTCAAAGGTTTGTGACCAGCAGCGACCATTATTACCAACTAAAGAGACGGACACAATTCGAGTGGTTCtaccatttaaagaccaaaccTCAGCAAATTTTGTGAAAGGACAACTCAAGGATCTGAGCCTAAAAGTGAACACCAACATCCAGCCCGTATTTGTCAGCCGAAAAATTGATCAAGAACTGAATGTGAAAGAAGCAAAGCCATCGATCGTAAATGAACagtgtgttgtttataaataccaatgtgacctgtgcgatgcaggttatataggatacacacgcggacatttacacaatcgtgtaaaaGGACATAAACAACAGTCCTCGGCCATTGCCAAACATTGCAAGAACGTACACGGGAGGATCCCTCAGGACCTACTGAAATGCTTCGAAGTTCTTAAGAAGTGcaggaacaaatttgactgcttattgTATGAAATGCTTTATATAAGAACTTTAAAGCCAAACCTGAACGTGCAATCGGACTCtattcgtgcgaaagtatttgtgtaa